Genomic DNA from Chitinivorax tropicus:
GCTGGCGAGAGGACGTGAGCGGCACGCCCAACAAGGACTTTCGCCGCATTGAGATCAAAGTGTTCATGGGTGAGCAGACTGATTACGCTTCGGCACAATTGATTGGGTACCTGACGCGTGCCGGCAAATAACCCCCTATTCATGCGCCATCAGACCCAGCGCGGTTTCACGCTATTGGAGCTGCTGGTGGCATTGATCGTATTCGCCATCATGTCGGTGATCGCCTATGGCGGGCTGGACCGCATCATGGCAGTAAGGGCGCGGCTGGACGCCGAGAACCGGAAATGGCGGGAGTTGACGCTGATTCTCGGGCGCATGGAAGAGGACATCAGCTTGGCTGTCAATCGACCCTACCGTGATACCTTTGGCAACGTCAAAGACCCGGTGGCTGGCAACCCGCAGCTATTCAATGCCGACGACGCCAACCTGCATATCGTGCGGGTTGGCCCGGCCAACGGCAAAGGCGGCACCGGTGAGCCAATGCATGTCGGCTACCGGCTGCGAGAAGGGCGGCTGGAGATGGTGCGATGGGCCATGTTGGATCAACCCATGCGTGATACCCCGCAGGTCGATGTGTTGCTGCCGCAGGTCAAAGGGTTCGATGTCGGGTTCATGAATGATCAAGGTAGCTGGGATGCCCGATGGCCCCCAGCCGGGCAACAGGCAGTCATGCCCAGAGCCATCCGGATCGTGATCACCTTGAACAGTGGCGAGGTCATCGACCGCTTGTGGGCTTTGCCATGAGAAAACAACAAGGTGTAGCGATCATCACGGCTGTGCTGGTGGTGGCTATCGTGGCAGCCATTGTGTTCTTCATGGCCTGGCGG
This window encodes:
- the gspJ gene encoding type II secretion system minor pseudopilin GspJ, with product MRHQTQRGFTLLELLVALIVFAIMSVIAYGGLDRIMAVRARLDAENRKWRELTLILGRMEEDISLAVNRPYRDTFGNVKDPVAGNPQLFNADDANLHIVRVGPANGKGGTGEPMHVGYRLREGRLEMVRWAMLDQPMRDTPQVDVLLPQVKGFDVGFMNDQGSWDARWPPAGQQAVMPRAIRIVITLNSGEVIDRLWALP